The DNA segment TAACCTTGGAACTTGGTGGGAAATCCGCCCAGATCGTGTTCCCCGACGCCGATCTTGCGGCTGCTGTCTCGGGCGGGATCGCCGGGATCTTTGCCGCCACCGGACAGACCTGCATCGCCGGGTCGCGGCTGTTGGTACATGAAAGCATCTATGACGCCTACCTGGAACGGTTCGTCACTTCGGCCAAAACCGCGCAGATGGGAGATCCGATGGAGCTTACGACCCAAGTCGGTCCAGTCACGACGCAACCCCAGTTTGACCGCATCCTGTCCTACATCGACATCGCTAAGAAGGAGGGCGCTCGATGTGCTCTCGGCGGCAGCCCAGCAGTCCGACCCGAGTGCGGCAACGGGTGGTTCATCGAACCCACGGTCTTCGCAGATGTTCGCAACAACATGCGCATCGCGCAGGAGGAGGTCTTCGGTCCCGTAGTCTCGGTTATCCCGTTCTCGGAAGACGAGGAGGCCTATGCCATTGCTAACGATACCGAATATGGTTTGGCCGCCGGCGTCTGGACCTCCAGCATCAAGCGCGCGACGGTGGCACCGCGACGGCTTCGCGCGGGAACGGTCTGGGTCAATACCTACCGGGCTGCTAGCGTGATGATGCCCTTCGGCGGGGTCAAGAAATCCGGTTTCGGACGCGAGAACGGGATCGAGGCGATTGAGCAATACCTGGAAACCAAATCGGTCTGGCTCTCCTACGAGGCGGAAACCAAGAATCCCTTTGTGATGCAGTGATGGCCCGTCCCGTCTTACGGGTCACCCGTTAGCCCGTAGGCTTTTCACATATGTATAAACTCCTGCGGCCGACGTGATGAGTGTTGTTTGGAGCAGGTCGCAAAAATACTCTTTCTCTGGGCGGTGATAATATCGGAACTCGTTCTGCCACCGGCCCGGATCTAATAGGAGGAGCACATCCATGTTGCCAGCTGCAGAAGATTTCATTCGCGAAGTTCGCGATATCTATTCCCGCGTCGACACGCCAGAAGAGCGTTTCAAGGAAATTCAGCCCCATCTCGAAAAGCTGCTTCAGGATGAGGAACTGCGCGAGGTTTCCAAGACATGGCCGTTCCGGAACGAACCAGAACGCGGGTATATTGAAAACCTCTTGTTCTACGAAGATCCTGATTACGGTTTCGTTTTGAATTCGCTTTTAAAGAAACCTAGAGAAAGCACCCCCGTTCACGATCACGGCCACGTCTGGACGATGTACGGCGTTCTCAGAGGGAAAGAGAGGGTCATCCGCTATGAGCGCGCGGATGACGGCAGCAGCGACGAACAGGCGGATCTGAAGGTACTGGGGGAGCATGACGTCGAGCCGGGTTACATCGATTTCGTCCGCCCTTACGAAATTCACGTCGAGCATACCGGCGACGAGCCGGTCGTCGGGATCATCTTCCGCGATCACCGCGTCGGTGACTTCCTTCAGAATTTCTACGAGGCAGACTCGGGCAAGATCAACAAGACCAAGGGTCCGGTTCAAATCCCATATGAACTCTAAATGCGGTCGAACTGTCCGCCCTCTCTTGAGGGCGGACGGACCAAAAACGAGGCGCGTTAGTCCCCTTCGTCAGTGTAGCTGTTGGACGTGGTCCGAGAGGGTTTGTGAAATCCGGGCTAGTTCCGCCGAGATTTGTTCTTGTTTTTCGTTCAGCCTTTCGGAGAGCCCATGTGCACCAATTGCCAGTTTTCGGTGGCCCGGCGGAACCGGAATGATCATCGAAAGCATGGCGGCTCCCCAATGTGCAGTCGGAGATACCAGTTCTCGCGCATGTACGAACGACAGGTCCGTGTCGCGATGGCGGGCGAGTTTCTGGAGAAACTGGGCTTCACTGAACTTGCTGCGATCCAACAACTCGGCACCCACGGTCTGCCAGTAGATCGACAGAGCTTCGTCTTCGCTTATGCGCGACAGGAATAACCAACCAGTGCCGGTCTGCACCAACAAGCGCCGCGTGCCACGTTTCATCCGGATGCTTTCCGAACCTTGCACTGTTTCCACATATTCAAGATAAATGCCGATCGGTGTGGCCAAAACGACGGATTCCTGCGTGACTTCCCGAAGCCGCCACATCTCGTCTAGCACCAGATGCTGCTCATAGTCGCCCGCACCGATCCAAGACGTCAGATGCCCAATCCGGCCGCTCGGCATGTAACCATAGGTCTCGCTGTCAAAGTCCATGTACCCCTTTTCTACCATACACTGAAGTAACATGCTGACGCTCGAAACGGGTAGGCCCAGGTTGGTCGCGATTTCGCTCAGTCGACATGGCCGCCGCGTCTCCGAGAAGAACTCCAAAATGAGGAATACTCGCTCCGCGGACTTGACCAGACCTTTCGCCATCCCCGACCTCTCCACCACACCCCGGTCGGTGCCGTATGCGTTGAGCCAAATATACAATAATTGCCCATTGATATTAGACATCTAACCTTTTTGTCAATGTCGAGCAGCGCGGCACGCGGGAATACGTCCCACTTGCTCCGTAGTGCGGACGGCGGGTGTTGAACAAGACAGACACGTTCTTCACCGGGGGAGCACGACCCAGAATCGGAAAATGCATCCAACTGTAAAACACCTATTCAGGTGCAGTGAAATCAATAGGGATGTGCTTATGGATGCGCGCGATCTTAATATTAGACATCTATGTAATTTCCGGGCGCTACTAGAGACGGTTTTGACCGCGATGCAGAGGTAGACGTACCGGGACAGTGGAGACTTGATCGCAAGCGACGACACGGAGTTCAAGAATTTCACATATGTGAAAAGCAAGTGTCTGCCCAACTGAATGCGTTGACTAATAGTGCCTACGGTTGGAAATTTTTTAGTAACGATAATCAAGTAGCGCGAAAAGCGCGAAAGCAAGGGAGGAGAAAAATGGATATGGTCGAGGATACCCTCAAAAAAGCTCGCGGTATGCAGACCTGGGCGCACCGTCTGACCGCATGACGCTAGCCTCGATTCTTGGCTGGCCGAGTTTCTCAAAATCGGACCGGCCATGGTGCAAGGCTACCACGTCAGAATCCCAATTCATGTGATTTGGGATATACATGGGGGCAACTGGGCCGGGAAGAAATCGTGTTCAAACGCACACTGAACACAACGGCTCCGGATTTCGACGCAAACAGCATGACTTGCAAGCATATCCAGCGTGCCGACAGCCGATCGGCCGGGTTGCAGCGCAGGCAACATGAATATCGAACACGGTGCTGAGGAGACACCAAATGAAAGTACTGGTGACCGGGGGACTGGGAGTAAACGGTGCATTTGTGACAAGGGAGCTTGTCGGCCGGGGCCACTCTGTCGTCATAGTTGACCGTCAGAAAGACATGTCGCTGCTCGGCTCGGTCGCGGGCGAGGTGGAGCTGTATAACATCGACATCATGGACCGCGAGGCGATGACCGAACTGATGACCCGCCACAAAGTGGATGGAGTCATCCATATGGCTGCGCTTATCTCGGGACTGCAGGAAGACCCCCTCAAAGGCTTCACGGTCAACGGTCTCGGCGCTGTCCAGCTTATGGATGCGGCCCACAAATCAGGGGCTAAGCGTTTCGTCTACACCAGTTCGAGAGCGGTTTATGGCAATATCTTGGGTGAGCACGCCTACCCGACCTATAAACCGGTAACCGAGGCGCATCCGCTTGAGGCGCACAGTGTCTACGATGTCACCAAACTCGCGGGTGAGATGATGGGCCGCAACTTTGTCGAGCTTGGGCTCGAGTTTGTGGCCCTGCGCTTCGCCACCATCTACGGCCCAGGCAAACTCGTGCGGCATGGGCCGATGGGCATCCTTTCAAGGATCATCGAGAACGGGATGCTCGGCGTCCCGCTGGAAATACCGCAGGGCGGCGACGAGCGCGACGATATTATCTATGTCGGCGATGTCGGACGCTCCTGCGTTGCAGCACTAGAGCACGAAAAGCCCGGATATACAGAGTACAATATTTCCTCCGGCACCGGGGTCACTTTGGAGGAATTCGCAGAGGCAACACGCACCCATGTTCCGGGTGTAGATTTCACGATCGGGCCTGGTCTGGATTTTTTCAATACGGGCGTCCGTTATGCGGGCATCCTGGACAATTCACGCGCCCGAACTGATCTCGAATTCACTCCGAAATACGATCTGAAATCGGGCGTCGGGGCTTACATCGCGACAATGGAAGAATTGGGACTTAGGCCGACTGCCACGTGAACCAAAACCCATTTCGAGCAATACAATGGCACCGCCGCCAAGGGAGGAATACTTGATGCAGCAGGTTTTAAAAGGTGGATCATTGAATCAGGAACAGATGGTTCTGATAATTTCAGCCATCCTGTTTATCTTGTTTTCAATTACACTTGACAGTTTTCTTCAGATTTCGAACCTCCTGTCTCTCCTTCAAAACGTTTCGATACTCGGCATTCTCGCAATAGGCATGTCCGTGGTGATCATCGGGCGCGGCATCGACCTGACGATGGTCGCCGTCATGGTATATTCCGTTGGCTGGAGCTTCTCGATGTATCTCGACGGAATGCCGATCCTGCCGGCGCTGGCGCTCGGACTGCTACTGGCGTTGGCCATCGGTGCGTTCAACGGGTTTCTGGTTTCCTATGTGGAGATTCCGGCAATCTTCGCGACGCTGGCCATGGCGACAGTCATTTCCGGGCTTGGCCGCTTTGCACTTGTGGAATCCGACACGCTCTTCATTACCGTAGACTTGGGACTCTTGGGGACGCTCGGGTCGGGCCGGCTCGCGGGGGTCGTTCCAATGCCGGTGATCCTTTTCCTGGTTCTTGCCAGCATCGCCTATGTGGCGCTCCGCTTTACCCGCTACGGCGCATTTGTCTATGCTATCGGCGACAACTACACTGCAGCGCGAAACAACGGCGTCGCCAACCGGCCGATGACCCTGTTGATGTACACGGTCTCCGCGGCAATTGCCTTTTTTGCCGGATTGATCATGACCACGACCGTGTCGACGGTAAACACCAAGCTGGCCAACTCCACCATGATCTACGATATCATCCTTGTGGTGGTCATCGGCGGCATTGGTCTTTCCGGTGGCAAAGGCAGCATCCGCAACGTTCTTTCCGGCACGATCCTGATCGGTCTACTGCTGAACGGGATGACGATCATGAACATCAGCTACTCCGTTCAAAGCATCTTAAAGGCGGTCATCCTGCTCGCGGCGATCATCGTCGATTCAATGCTGAACCCGCGAGACGAACAGACATCCCAGCAGGGTGACATCTGACAAACCAAGAGAAGTGTTCCGGAACCAAAGGGAGGAAAAACCATGAAACTCGGAAACAAGAAATCCATTCTCGGAATTGCGGCTTTCGTAGCCGGTACAATGGGTCTGCTGAGCCCCGCGCTCGCCGAGCGGCCGGATGACGGGCTCTATGATCTATACACGTCGTCATTTGAGGACAAGGTCGTCGCCTTCGTTCCGATCGGAATGTACGACCTGACCCAAGGCTGGATCGCGGCGCTGGAACATAGCGCCGAGCGTCTGGGATACGACTTTCAGGTCCGCGACCCTAACTGGAGTATCGACGCTGGCGCGCAAGCTCTTGAGCAGTTCATCGCGGAAGAGCCCGACATCCTCATCTTCCAGAACAATGACATGCATGCATACACCAAACTCGTCCAGCGCGCGATGCAGGCCGGGATCAACGTGATCCAGATGAACCTTAAGACACCGGTCAATTCCGATGCATTCATCGGCGGCGACTGGTATGCAGTTGGCGCGGCCGAGGCTATGGAGGCAGTTCGCCTATGCGGCGAGGGAACCTCGGGCAAGGTAGCGATTCTTCAGGGACCCGTGACCAGCCCGCCGAGTCTACTTGGCGTCGCGGGCATCGAAGACACCTTGGCGGACTACCCCGAAATCACCATCGTCGCCAACCAAGCCGCTGATTGGGATGCCACGAAAGCGCATTCCATCGCATCCACACTTCTGAGGCAGCACCAGGATCTATGCGCCTTTGTCGGCCTTTGGGACAATCAGGATATTGGCGCCGCGGCAGCTATTCGTGAAGCTGGCATGGAAGACCAAGTGATAGTGATTACCGAAGGTGGCGGCCATCAGACATCCGGTTGTGAAAACATCCGCAATGGCATGTTCGCCTCCTACACAAAGGTCGATACCCGCGATCAGGCGAGACAACTCGCCTCCGCTGTCGAAATGCTTCTCCAGGTCAATCCCGAACCTGGTTCGCAACCTTTCGGGCTGTATACCGACAACCAGCTTCTGACCCCGGAAACCGTTTCCGATACCTCCTGCTGGACCGTCGAACAGATCCGACAGGGTGGTTAATCCAGCCCGGGCCGGCAACCGTTGCCGGCCCGAACCCGCATTCTGAGGAGGAGCAGATGAACATCTTTGGCACTTTCAATCCGTACCGGCAACCTACACCGCCGGGGCTGTCGGGACCCGAATACGCCAGAATGGCTGGGCTAGCGGTATCGTTCCGCCACGCAGTCCGGCTCCTCGTCCGGCATCGATCACCGGATTTCGCTGCTATGTCTGGGGCTTGTCCCCCAAAGATCTTGGAAATGCGAAACACACTCGGTTGTCGGGGTCCTGCATACCAGCTGAGTCAATCAAGCAGGTCACCCCACGTAACCATCATTCCGCAACCGGCTGACGATCGTATGCCGCAGAGAACTTGGAGCACCGCATGAGCGCCAGTGAGACAATAACGCGTTGGCGGTACCGCCTGATTCCGGATCACGTTGTCGGGGAAATCCTGTCGAAGAACTGGATTGATAACGCTATCCCCATCATTTTTTTGGGCATCGCCGTAGCCATCTTCTCGGTCATTCTGCCGGGCATTCTGTCTCCAGGCAGCCTGGCGATCTTGGCGCGTGTCCTCGGCGAATACCTGTTCATCGCTATTGGAATGACACTGGTACTCAAGGCAGGCGGTATCGACCTGAGTGTGGGATCGAACTTCGCTCTGTGCAATTTCGGCGCGTTATACTTGGTCAATGCGCTTGGCCTACCGCTGGTTGTCGTCATCCCTGCAATTCTGCTGCTCGGCGGCTTGGTCGGTGCGGTGAACGGGTTCTTGGTGGGGTATCTGCGGCTTCGGGCCTTTTTGACCACGCTCGTGACTCTCATCCTCGTACGCGCAATTGTTGAACTCTTGTCGCTCAAGTACAGCCTCGCGGCGGCCTACTCCGCTACGCCGGTGCCTGCTTGGGACTTTCTCGGCGCTGCCAATATCCTTAACGTGCCATTCAGCTTGGTGGTCGCAGCCGTCGCGGCGGTGGCCACGCATATTCTGATGACTCGGCTTCGGTTCGGCTGGCATCTGAGCGCCGTTGGTGGCTCTCGGCGCTCCGCCTACAACATCGGTTTGCCGGTCAAGCGGATCGTTGCGCAGACTTACATTTTTAGCGGGGTATTCACGGCAGCAGGTTCACTGTTCTATGCCTCTCGACTCGGCAGCACCAGCGGCACCGTTGGCGTGGGTCTAGAGATCATTATCCTGACTGCTGCGGTTCTGGGCGGAAACAGCCTCGGCGGCGGGCGTGGGTCTGTGGCCAAGGCGGTGATCGGGACGATGATCGTCGTGCTCGTCTCTAACGCGCTGATCCGCATGGGCCTGCGCACCGGCGCAAGTGAACTTGTGCTGGGCACCATCATGCTTGTGGCCGTCGCCATTGACGTGAAATGGATGAAGAACCGCCTGAAGGTTCTGAACAAAGCCTATGTATCACCGACCTACCTGGCCTTACCTCCCAACCCGGAAACCCGGGAAGGCTCGGGCTCAGTCTATGAGGTCAACAACAAGCTTGGCGATGCCGACGTCATCGGCAAAGGCGAACTGGACGGGCCGGAGGATGTCATCCTTGACGAGGACGACAATCTCTATTGCGGTAGCCGCCATGGCGACGTGGTACGGTTCTTCGCGCCCGACTACACCCGCCACGAGGTCTACGCCCATATCGGCGGGCACCCGCTCGGCATGGCGTTCAACCGCGACCACGAACTAGTCGTCTGCGTCGGCGGGATGGGGCTTTACAAGATCACCCGCGAGCGCGAAGTGGTGAAACTCTCGGACGAAACCAACCGCTCGCTGCTTTCCGTCATCGACGATTCGCGCATGCGGCTTGCCGATGATCTCGACATCGCACCGGACGGTCGAATTTTCTTTTCCGAGGCGACGATCCGCTACAATACCAGCGAATGGATGCTCGACGCGATTGAAGCGCGCGGGAACGGTCGGCTGATCTGCTACGATCCCCGGGACGGATCATCGCGCACCTTGCTGTCGAACCTGAAGTTCCCGAACGGCATCTGCATGACCGATGACGGCGAGTCCTTCCTGTTCGCACAGACCTGGGATTGCAGTATCTCGCGCTATTGGTACGACGGCCCGAAAAAAGGCCAATGGGAGAAGGTGATTCCCGATCTGCCGGGCTATCCGGACAACATCAACCGGGCGTCAGATGGGCATTTCTGGTGCGGTCTGGTCGGGATGAGATCGCCGACCTTCGATCTGGCGCTGCAAATGCCGCAATACCGCAAGCGCATGGTCTATCGGGTCGCCGCCGACGAATGGATGTATCCAAACATGAACTTCGGTTGCCTAATCAAGTTCGACATCGACGGCAACATCCTCGAAGTGCTCTGGGACCGCGAAGGGGCGAAACATCCCTCTCTGACTTCGATCCGCGAACACAAGGGCAAGCTCTATCTTGGCGGTTTGTTCAACGACCGGATTGGTGTGTACGACATCCCCGGTGCGGATCCCAACTGGACCGGCATCAAACATTATTGGGGAGACAAGAAGGATGGGTAACGTGTTCACCCGCTACATCGATCGGCTCCGCGGCAGCGGGGATGCGGCGATCACGCTACCGCCTATGGATGGCGCTCTGCGACCGAACAACCGTATCGAGGAAGCCGAGCTTCTGGTTTCAACCGAAGCTCCGGACAACCTCGTCCTCCATGACGGTAAAGTCCTGTTCTCCAGCGGTAGCTCACTGCGCTGTCTGACAGCAGACGGCCAGGTCGAGGAATTGGATGCTACCGACAGCACCATCGAGTTTCTCACCAGTCATCCATCCGGTGCGTTGGCGATCGGGTTAGGTGCCGGCCGCATCGAGATTAGGGGCGGACCCCATGATGGCAAAAGACTTTCGGCCCTAGGCCAGACGCCGATCGTGGCGCCGAGCGCCGCAGTCTTTGTCGATGCCGATACCCTGTTGATTTGCCTCGCTAGCAGGCAGCATGCCATGGGGGAGTGGAAGCGGGATCTGATGACCTTTGGCGCCACCGGCTCCGTCATGAAAATTGATCTCCGGACCGAGGAAGCGATCTGCATAGCGCAGAATCTTGCTTTTCCAAGCGGGGTCGCACTGAAACCGGACGGTGGAATTCTGGTTTCGGAAAGCTGGAAGCATCGCGTTCTTAGCATTGCCGAAGATGGCAAGATCACTCCGGTCCTCGATGAGCTTCCGGGCTATCCTTCACGCCTTGTACCGGGGGCCGGAAACGACATCTGGATGTGCGTTTTTGCACCACGTACACAGCTGATCGAATTCGTCCTGCGAGAGAATGAGTACCGTAAACGAATGATCGCGGAGATTGATCCTGAATACTGGCTCGCACCTTCGCTTCACTACCCGAATTCCTACCTTGAGCCGATGCAAGGGGGCGGGCTGAAGCAGTTGGGCGAACTGAAACCCTGGGCACCGTCCCGCTCCATTGGGCTCGTGGTCCGCCTCGATGGTGAGGGAACGCCTTGGGAAAGCCTACATTCCCGCGCCGATGGGCGCCGGCACGGAGTAACGAGCTGTCTGCCCACAGATGAGGGGCTCGTGATCGCTTCCAAGGGCGGAGACGCCATCGTGAGGGCAATAACATGAGTGTAGAAATGATTGACGGACAACCCCTGGTAGAAATGCGATCCGCAACCAAGGAATATCGCGGAGTTCCGGCCATCAAGAATGTCGATTTTAGGCTTGCCCCCGGCGAGGTCCAC comes from the Sulfitobacter pacificus genome and includes:
- a CDS encoding IclR family transcriptional regulator produces the protein MSNINGQLLYIWLNAYGTDRGVVERSGMAKGLVKSAERVFLILEFFSETRRPCRLSEIATNLGLPVSSVSMLLQCMVEKGYMDFDSETYGYMPSGRIGHLTSWIGAGDYEQHLVLDEMWRLREVTQESVVLATPIGIYLEYVETVQGSESIRMKRGTRRLLVQTGTGWLFLSRISEDEALSIYWQTVGAELLDRSKFSEAQFLQKLARHRDTDLSFVHARELVSPTAHWGAAMLSMIIPVPPGHRKLAIGAHGLSERLNEKQEQISAELARISQTLSDHVQQLH
- a CDS encoding NAD-dependent epimerase/dehydratase family protein yields the protein MKVLVTGGLGVNGAFVTRELVGRGHSVVIVDRQKDMSLLGSVAGEVELYNIDIMDREAMTELMTRHKVDGVIHMAALISGLQEDPLKGFTVNGLGAVQLMDAAHKSGAKRFVYTSSRAVYGNILGEHAYPTYKPVTEAHPLEAHSVYDVTKLAGEMMGRNFVELGLEFVALRFATIYGPGKLVRHGPMGILSRIIENGMLGVPLEIPQGGDERDDIIYVGDVGRSCVAALEHEKPGYTEYNISSGTGVTLEEFAEATRTHVPGVDFTIGPGLDFFNTGVRYAGILDNSRARTDLEFTPKYDLKSGVGAYIATMEELGLRPTAT
- a CDS encoding ABC transporter permease; translated protein: MQQVLKGGSLNQEQMVLIISAILFILFSITLDSFLQISNLLSLLQNVSILGILAIGMSVVIIGRGIDLTMVAVMVYSVGWSFSMYLDGMPILPALALGLLLALAIGAFNGFLVSYVEIPAIFATLAMATVISGLGRFALVESDTLFITVDLGLLGTLGSGRLAGVVPMPVILFLVLASIAYVALRFTRYGAFVYAIGDNYTAARNNGVANRPMTLLMYTVSAAIAFFAGLIMTTTVSTVNTKLANSTMIYDIILVVVIGGIGLSGGKGSIRNVLSGTILIGLLLNGMTIMNISYSVQSILKAVILLAAIIVDSMLNPRDEQTSQQGDI
- a CDS encoding sugar ABC transporter substrate-binding protein, whose amino-acid sequence is MKLGNKKSILGIAAFVAGTMGLLSPALAERPDDGLYDLYTSSFEDKVVAFVPIGMYDLTQGWIAALEHSAERLGYDFQVRDPNWSIDAGAQALEQFIAEEPDILIFQNNDMHAYTKLVQRAMQAGINVIQMNLKTPVNSDAFIGGDWYAVGAAEAMEAVRLCGEGTSGKVAILQGPVTSPPSLLGVAGIEDTLADYPEITIVANQAADWDATKAHSIASTLLRQHQDLCAFVGLWDNQDIGAAAAIREAGMEDQVIVITEGGGHQTSGCENIRNGMFASYTKVDTRDQARQLASAVEMLLQVNPEPGSQPFGLYTDNQLLTPETVSDTSCWTVEQIRQGG
- a CDS encoding ABC transporter permease; protein product: MSASETITRWRYRLIPDHVVGEILSKNWIDNAIPIIFLGIAVAIFSVILPGILSPGSLAILARVLGEYLFIAIGMTLVLKAGGIDLSVGSNFALCNFGALYLVNALGLPLVVVIPAILLLGGLVGAVNGFLVGYLRLRAFLTTLVTLILVRAIVELLSLKYSLAAAYSATPVPAWDFLGAANILNVPFSLVVAAVAAVATHILMTRLRFGWHLSAVGGSRRSAYNIGLPVKRIVAQTYIFSGVFTAAGSLFYASRLGSTSGTVGVGLEIIILTAAVLGGNSLGGGRGSVAKAVIGTMIVVLVSNALIRMGLRTGASELVLGTIMLVAVAIDVKWMKNRLKVLNKAYVSPTYLALPPNPETREGSGSVYEVNNKLGDADVIGKGELDGPEDVILDEDDNLYCGSRHGDVVRFFAPDYTRHEVYAHIGGHPLGMAFNRDHELVVCVGGMGLYKITREREVVKLSDETNRSLLSVIDDSRMRLADDLDIAPDGRIFFSEATIRYNTSEWMLDAIEARGNGRLICYDPRDGSSRTLLSNLKFPNGICMTDDGESFLFAQTWDCSISRYWYDGPKKGQWEKVIPDLPGYPDNINRASDGHFWCGLVGMRSPTFDLALQMPQYRKRMVYRVAADEWMYPNMNFGCLIKFDIDGNILEVLWDREGAKHPSLTSIREHKGKLYLGGLFNDRIGVYDIPGADPNWTGIKHYWGDKKDG